The following DNA comes from bacterium.
GGAGGAATCCGGGTCGAGGTTGACGTACGTGCAAATAGGTTTATATTAAATGTCAATAGACAATGAAGTTCTACTGCGGACGGTGGGTCTTGCTGGAAATAATCGGGATTCTGGTCTTGTACTTCGTTCTGGTACACTGGGTTCTGCCCCGTCTGGGCGTTCCCACTTGAGCGTCCATGAGCTGCTCGATCGGTGATCGAGACGACAGGACCGACGAGAAAAAGACATGAGGTGATCGACATGCCCATGTACGAGTTCAAGTGCGTCGCATGCGGCGCCGAGTTCGAGGAACTGGTCACGATGGCCGAGGTCGCGGCGGGCGAGGTGCCCTGCCCCGCATGCGCGTCGAAGCAGGTCGAGCGGCAGATATCGACGTTCGCCTGCGGCGGCGAGAGCGTCGTCGACGCCGGCGGGGACGGCGGCTGCGGCCACGCCGGTTTTGGCTGAGCGCATTGATCCGGCACAGACGCCGAGGGCGGCCCGTGCGGCCGCCCTTTTTCATGCTCGGGTGTCGCAGCTAGTCCTGGACCCGATAGACCAATCCGCCGGCCTCTCTGCAGGCCAAGCCCACCTTCGCTCTGTCGCAGCTCGGTCCGGTGACGCACCAGCGTCCATTCCGTTCCTGAAGCTCCATCCTGCTGCGTAACCGCCACCAATCGTTGACCTCGCCAGGGAGCGCCAGCCAGGTCCCCCTGTCGTCACGCAGCGCGCACAAGTGGTCTAGCAACTCCCGAAACAGATCCTGAGCTCTCCGCTCGATCGTGTAGTCGGGGTGGATGATGAAGCTGAGCAGCCCGTGCCGGCCCACCACGATATCGGTCTGCTCTCTCCACAGGTCCATGTCGTAGCGACCGAGATTGTTGTACAGCGGATAGTCCTGGATCGTGGTCAGGGGCAGTTCCAGCGTGTCGCCGATGAAGTACGGCATCACCGTGCAGCACCCGCCGCGCTGTGGGTCGAGGTGCCCCACGTTGGGCACGGACATGTCGTACTCGAAATCCAAGTGGCCGATCAGGTCGAGGTTGCGGTACATCACCGGTGACCTGAAGCCGACGGCCCGCCAATTAGCCGCGTACGCATTTATCCTGGCGGCCCGCTCGAGAAAACCGGTGCGCGAGGAGAAGAGATGGCCGTCGTGGCTCAACCCGTGGATGC
Coding sequences within:
- a CDS encoding zinc ribbon domain-containing protein, producing the protein MPMYEFKCVACGAEFEELVTMAEVAAGEVPCPACASKQVERQISTFACGGESVVDAGGDGGCGHAGFG